The proteins below are encoded in one region of Vicia villosa cultivar HV-30 ecotype Madison, WI unplaced genomic scaffold, Vvil1.0 ctg.000525F_1_1, whole genome shotgun sequence:
- the LOC131629144 gene encoding phosphoenolpyruvate carboxykinase (ATP) 1-like, whose amino-acid sequence MSPTKDKAIMENIDDEGSVQTVKANTIDELHSLQRKKNVTPKAGSQVDLNTYSGEERHKQRLESISASLASLTRETGPKVVKGDPALRSETQRVAHVPHQRITPTIAVSDSALKFTHVLYNLSPAELYEQAIKYEKGSFITSTGALATLSGAKTGRCPKDKRVVKDDLTENDLWWGKGSPNIEMDEHSFMVNRERAVDYLNSLDKVFVNDQFLNWDLENRIKVRIVSARAYHSLFMHNMCIRPTPTELEEFGTPDFTIYNAGQFPCNRYTHYMTSSTSVDINLARKEMVILGTQYAGEMKKGLFSLMHYLMPKRKILSLHSGCNMGKDGDVALFFGLSGTGKTTLSTDHNRYLIGDDEHCWSENGVSNIEGGCYAKCIDLSREKEPDIWNAIKFGTVVENVVFDDHFREVDYEDKSVTENTRAAYPIEYIPNVKLPCIGPHPKNVILLACDAFGVLPPVSKLSLSQTMYHFISGYTALVAGTEEGIKEPQATFSACFGAAFIMLHPTKYAAMLAEKMQNHGATGWLVNTGWCGGSYGSGNRIKLSYTRKIIDAIHSGSLLNVEYKKTEIFGLEIPTELEGFPSEILNPENTWSDKAAYKETLLKLAGLFKKNFETFTDYKIGEDNKLTEDILAAGPIF is encoded by the exons ATGTCTCCAACCAAAGACAAAGCTATAATGGAAAATATCGACGATGAGGGAAGTGTTCAAACGGTTAAGGCTAACACCATTGATGAGCTTCATTCACTACAAAGGAAGAAAAATGTAACCCCCAAAGCCGGATCTCAGGTCGATTTAAATACTTATTCCGGGGAAGAGCGTCACAAACAACGACTTGAATCTATCAG TGCATCTCTAGCTTCATTGACAAGAGAAACTGGACCGAAGGTAGTGAAGGGAGATCCAGCTTTGAGATCAGAAACACAAAGAGTTGCTCATGTGCCTCACCAACGTATCACACCAACCATTGCTGTCAGTGACAGTGCCCTCAAGTTCACTCATGTTCTCTACAATCTCTCCCCAGCAG AACTTTATGAGCAAGCCATAAAGTACGAGAAAGGCTCGTTCATCACTTCAACCGGAGCCTTGGCTACGCTTTCAGGGGCCAAGACTGGTCGGTGTCCGAAAGATAAGCGCGTGGTGAAGGATGACCTCACTGAGAATGACCTTTGGTGGGGAAA GGGTTCGCCTAACATTGAGATGGACGAGCACAGTTTCATGGTTAATCGAGAAAGAGCCGTTGATTACTTGAACTCTTTGGATAAG GTTTTCGTGAATGATCAATTCTTGAACTGGGACTTAGAGAACAGAATCAAAGTTAGGATTGTTTCTGCTAGAGCTTATCattcactttttatgcacaacAT GTGCATTCGACCAACCCCTACAGAGCTTGAGGAATTTGGAACACCGGATTTCACTATTTACAATGCAGGACAGTTTCCGTGTAATCGTTATACACATTACATGACATCTTCAACGAGTGTTGATATTAATCTTGCGAGGAAAGAAATGGTGATTCTTGGAACCCAGTATGCTGGTGAAATGAAAAAGGGTCTTTTTAGTCTCATGCATTATCTCATGCCGAAGCGCAAAATCCTCTCGCTTCACTCCGGTTGCAATATGGGGAAAGATGGTGATGTTGCTCTCTTCTTCGGACTctcag GTACTGGAAAAACCACTCTTTCAACGGATCACAATCGGTATTTAATTGGAGATGACGAGCATTGTTGGAGTGAGAATGGTGTCTCAAACATTGAAGGTGGTTGCTATGCAAAGTGCATTGATCTATCTAGGGAAAAAGAACCTGATATCTGGAATGCTATCAAGTTTGGTACAG TCGTGGAAAATGTTGTTTTTGACGATCATTTTCGAGAAGTTGATTATGAAGACAAATCAGTTACAG AAAATACTCGCGCGGCTTATCCAATTGAGTACATTCCAAATGTGAAGTTACCCTGTATTGGTCCTCACCCGAAGAATGTGATACTATTGGCCTGTGATGCATTTGGCGTGCTTCCACCAGTTAGTAAACTAAGCCTATCACAGACAATGTATCATTTCATCAGTGGATATACAGCTTTG GTGGCTGGGACAGAAGAGGGTATAAAAGAGCCACAGGCAACGTTCTCAGCTTGCTTTGGTGCAGCCTTTATAATGCTACATCCTACAAAATATGCAGCAATGCTTGCTGAAAAAATGCAAAACCATGGTGCTACTGGATGGCTTGTTAATACTGGTTGGTGTGGTGGAAG TTATGGTTCTGGAAATCGCATTAAACTATCCTATACAAGAAAAATTATTGATGCTATTCACTCTGGAAGCCTCTTGAATGTTGAGTACAAGAAGACTGAGATTTTTGGACTTGAGATCCCTACTGAATTGGAGGGATTCCCCTCAGAAATTCTCAACCCTGAGAACACG TGGTCAGACAAAGCAGCATACAAAGAGACACTGTTGAAGCTGGCTGGATTGTTCAAGAAGAATTTTGAAACCTTCACTGACTATAAGATTGGTGAAGACAACAAATTGACCGAGGATATTCTTGCAGCTGGTCCAATCTTTTGA